In a genomic window of Ipomoea triloba cultivar NCNSP0323 chromosome 3, ASM357664v1:
- the LOC116014483 gene encoding uncharacterized protein LOC116014483 isoform X1 yields the protein MTEMEVDDEAEAIIHHKNLVDAVFSWSFEDVLNKDLYKDKVQQIPLEFQSIPSYMRAFVLPLIEETHADLSSSIDTVSNASTYSIMSIEAEKEEIEYDEPCRETKYTIEIETTEIENDVSREPEMGDLIAITDVRPKCVEDLNRPTMPYCIALIQKVTNEKDYIKLRILSSKPILLEQGNKIIRENNTLFAVFLMNILTNIRIWTALNLVPKERNLKIIEKVLQPDSTSKERCSQCLKNGTYYASKGQVLASTRSMDLNESQQEAIEKCFAMKYCRHESTAKLIWGPPGTGKTKTICALLFALLSQKCRTITCCPTNVSIVEVALRLLRLVMESLDPHSYGYGLGDVVLFGNRKRMKFNDESELIHVFLDHRVIVLKRCFAPSSGWTHLLDSLVCLIQDSEQQYQLYLMNGQEEDVAAEFDHGEYSDEDNFIPYGCDGAKDKGFKSDESNRIWQETIAKTLKLSRKESRIARRGVQAKKSVPKDWNLPRSIFRLNFEEFLIKKFNCKAKAMKFCIVNILSHLPTSLLSMGVAKDMTKALKSLGNLHSLLNSYTAAGSSLREVLVKRRGEQRNASGFTELELVKDECLQILKSLPRRFFDNVGEFSIREKILENSCLLFCTVSSSIKLHSTEVELLVIDEAAQLKECESTIPLQIPGLCHAMLFGDDQQLPALVKSEICKEIGFGRSLFQRLASLGCKKHLLNLQYRMHPSISLFPNKVFYQNQILDAPNVKSEIYQKHFLQGDMYGTYSFIDVRCGNEEVINGHKYRNMVEVAVVCEVVANLFQECAMLRQKLTVGIISPYAAQVDAIKENLGTTYSTDGDNNFSVDVRSVDGFQGGEKDIIIISTVRSNGSGSVGFLTSSQRANVALTRARYALWIFGNGATLRNRNSVWRQVLNDAKSRQCFYDACEDKNLAKAMAASLVDVDILDIRIYLESQLFKKAIWQVSIHENFWKSMARISSIDVRKKAISLLMKLSDDRLMPQHNQGSPPSVYEIDGLVYILATFDTIKEASDHTGIIKVLDIRPLTDPLLQLCGRFAGLSLKG from the exons ATGACCGAAATGGAGGTGGACGATGAGGCTGAAGCCATTATTCACCATAAAAACCTAGTAGATGCTGTATTTTCTTGGTCTTTTGAGGATGTTCTTAACAAGGACCTTTACAAGGACAAG GTGCAGCAGATACCTCTTGAATTTCAGTCCATACCTTCTTATATGAGAGCATTTGTTCTCCCTCTTATCGAGGAAACACATGCTGATTTGTCTTCTAGCATAGATACAGTGTCAAATGCATCTACATATAGCATAATGTCTATTGAGGCTGAAAAGGAAGAGATTGAGTATGATGAGCCGTGTAGGGAAACAAAATACACTATTGAGATTGAAACAACAGAGATTGAGAATGATGTGTCACGTGAACCTGAGATGGGAGATCTCATTGCCATTACAGATGTAAGACCAAAATGTGTTGAAGATCTCAACAGGCCCACAATGCCCTACTGTATTGCCCTAATTCAGAAGGTGACAAATGAAAAAGACTATATTAAGCTTCGGATtctatcatcaaaacctatatTGCTTGAACAAGGCAATAAGATAATCAGGGAAAACAACACTCTATTTGCAGTTTTCCTTATGAACATATTGACAAATATTCGCATTTGGACTGCATTGAACTTGGTGCCAAAAGAGAGGAACTTGAAAATCATTGAGAAAGTGCTGCAACCTGATTCTACT AGTAAAGAAAGATGTAGTCAATGCTTAAAAAATGGGACATATTATGCTTCTAAAGGCCAAGTACTTGCATCCACTCGCTCTATGGATCTTAATGAATCCCAACAAGAGGCAATAGAGAAATGTTTTGCAATGAAGTATTGCCGCCATGAGAGTACAGCCAAACTAATTTGGGGTCCTCCTGGAACAGGAAAAACAAAGACAATATGTGCGTTGTTATTTGCACTTTTAAGCCAGAAATGTCGAACAATTACTTGTTGTCCAACTAACGTATCAATAGTAGAAGTTGCTTTGCGGCTTTTGAGACTGGTGATGGAATCACTTGACCCTCATTCTTACGGCTATGGCCTAGGGGATGTAGTTTTGTTTGGGAACAGAAAACGGATGAAATTCAATGATGAAAGTGAACTTATTCATGTATTTCTTGATCATCGTGTTATAGTCCTAAAAAGGTGCTTTGCTCCTAGTTCTGGCTGGACTCATTTATTGGATTCACTGGTGTGTTTAATTCAAGACTCTGAACAGCAATATCAGTTGTACTTAATGAATGGTCAAGAGGAAGATGTTGCTGCTGAATTTGATCATGGAGAATACAGTGATGAAGACAATTTCATTCCTTATGGTTGTGATGGTGCAAAGGATAAAGGCTTCAAAAGTGATGAGAGCAATAGAATATGGCAGGAAACCATTGCCAAAACTTTGAAATTAAGCAGAAAGGAGAGTAGAATTGCCAGACGGGGTGTCCAGGCAAAAAAGTCTGTTCCGAAGGACTGGAACCTTCCTAGAAGTATATTCAGATTaaattttgaggagtttttgatAAAGAAATTCAACTGTAAAGCAAAGGCTATGAAGTTTTGTATTGTGAACATTTTAAGTCACTTACCAACTTCACTCCTATCCATGGGAGTGGCAAAAGACATGACAAAAGCTTTAAAGTCACTGGGAAATCTTCATAGTTTACTAAATAGCTATACTGCTGCCGGGAGTAGCTTAAGAGAAGTCCTGGTTAAAAGAAGGGGTGAGCAACGAAATGCCAGTGGATTTACTGAGCTGGAATTGGTCAAAGATGAGTGTCTACAGATTCTCAAATCCCTTCCTAGGCGCTTCTTTGACAATGTAGGTGAATTTTCAATAAGAGAAAAAATCTTAGAAAATTCATGCTTGCTTTTCTGCACTGTCTCCTCTTCCATCAAATTACACAGTACAGAAGTGGAGTTGTTGGTGATTGATGAAGCTGCTCAGCTCAAAGAATGTGAATCAACTATTCCATTGCAAATTCCTGGTCTCTGTCATGCCATGCTTTTTGGGGATGACCAGCAACTGCCTGCCTTGGTCAAAAGCGAG ATTTGTAAAGAGATAGGTTTTGGAAGAAGCTTGTTCCAAAGGTTGGCATCACTAGGTTGCAAGAAGCACCTTCTCAATCTCCAGTATAGAATGCACCCATCAATAAGCTTATTTCCAAACAAGGTATTCTACCAAAATCAAATTTTGGATGCTCCAAATGTGAAAAGTGAAATATATCAGAAGCATTTCCTTCAAGGTGACATGTACGGCACTTACTCTTTTATTGATGTACGATGTGGAAATGAGGAAGTCATAAATGGGCATAAGTATAGAAACATGGTCGAGGTAGCAGTGGTTTGTGAGGTAGTTGCAAACCTCTTCCAAG AATGTGCCATGTTGAGACAAAAGCTCACTGTTGGTATCATATCACCGTATGCTGCCCAAGTTGATGCGATTAAAGAGAACCTTGGTACGACATATAGCACAGATGGAGATAACAACTTTTCTGTTGATGTTCGCTCTGTAGATGGCTTTCAAGGTGGGGAGAAGGATATAATTATTATCTCAACTGTGCGATCTAATGGGAGTGGATCTGTTGGCTTCCTTACTAGCAGTCAAAGAGCGAATGTTGCTCTGACTAGAGCAAGGTATGCCCTATGGATATTTGGCAATGGAGCAACTCTTAGAAACCGCAACTCTGTTTGGAGACAAGTTCTTAATGATGCAAAGAGTCGGCAGTGTTTCTATGATGCTTGTGAAGACAAAAACCTTGCAAAAGCCATGGCAGCTTCATTGGTAGATGTTGACATATTGGATATCAGAATCTATTTAGAATCGCAACTGTTCAAAAAGGCAATATGGCAG GTTAGTATCCATGAAAACTTTTGGAAATCTATGGCAAGAATCAGTAGCATAGATGTCCGTAAAAAGGCAATATCTCTGCTAATGAAGCTTTCAGATGATCGGCTGATGCCTCAGCATAATCAGGGCTCTCCTCCATCGGTGTATGAGATCGATGGCCTAGTCTATATTCTTGCAACCTTTGACACCATAAAGGAGGCTTCCGATCATACTGGAATTATCAAGGTATTGGATATACGACCATTGACTGATCCTCTGCTGCAATTATGTGGGCGATTTGCTGGCCTCTCTCTTAAAGGATAA
- the LOC116014483 gene encoding helicase sen1-like isoform X2, with translation MNILTNIRIWTALNLVPKERNLKIIEKVLQPDSTSKERCSQCLKNGTYYASKGQVLASTRSMDLNESQQEAIEKCFAMKYCRHESTAKLIWGPPGTGKTKTICALLFALLSQKCRTITCCPTNVSIVEVALRLLRLVMESLDPHSYGYGLGDVVLFGNRKRMKFNDESELIHVFLDHRVIVLKRCFAPSSGWTHLLDSLVCLIQDSEQQYQLYLMNGQEEDVAAEFDHGEYSDEDNFIPYGCDGAKDKGFKSDESNRIWQETIAKTLKLSRKESRIARRGVQAKKSVPKDWNLPRSIFRLNFEEFLIKKFNCKAKAMKFCIVNILSHLPTSLLSMGVAKDMTKALKSLGNLHSLLNSYTAAGSSLREVLVKRRGEQRNASGFTELELVKDECLQILKSLPRRFFDNVGEFSIREKILENSCLLFCTVSSSIKLHSTEVELLVIDEAAQLKECESTIPLQIPGLCHAMLFGDDQQLPALVKSEICKEIGFGRSLFQRLASLGCKKHLLNLQYRMHPSISLFPNKVFYQNQILDAPNVKSEIYQKHFLQGDMYGTYSFIDVRCGNEEVINGHKYRNMVEVAVVCEVVANLFQECAMLRQKLTVGIISPYAAQVDAIKENLGTTYSTDGDNNFSVDVRSVDGFQGGEKDIIIISTVRSNGSGSVGFLTSSQRANVALTRARYALWIFGNGATLRNRNSVWRQVLNDAKSRQCFYDACEDKNLAKAMAASLVDVDILDIRIYLESQLFKKAIWQVSIHENFWKSMARISSIDVRKKAISLLMKLSDDRLMPQHNQGSPPSVYEIDGLVYILATFDTIKEASDHTGIIKVLDIRPLTDPLLQLCGRFAGLSLKG, from the exons ATGAACATATTGACAAATATTCGCATTTGGACTGCATTGAACTTGGTGCCAAAAGAGAGGAACTTGAAAATCATTGAGAAAGTGCTGCAACCTGATTCTACT AGTAAAGAAAGATGTAGTCAATGCTTAAAAAATGGGACATATTATGCTTCTAAAGGCCAAGTACTTGCATCCACTCGCTCTATGGATCTTAATGAATCCCAACAAGAGGCAATAGAGAAATGTTTTGCAATGAAGTATTGCCGCCATGAGAGTACAGCCAAACTAATTTGGGGTCCTCCTGGAACAGGAAAAACAAAGACAATATGTGCGTTGTTATTTGCACTTTTAAGCCAGAAATGTCGAACAATTACTTGTTGTCCAACTAACGTATCAATAGTAGAAGTTGCTTTGCGGCTTTTGAGACTGGTGATGGAATCACTTGACCCTCATTCTTACGGCTATGGCCTAGGGGATGTAGTTTTGTTTGGGAACAGAAAACGGATGAAATTCAATGATGAAAGTGAACTTATTCATGTATTTCTTGATCATCGTGTTATAGTCCTAAAAAGGTGCTTTGCTCCTAGTTCTGGCTGGACTCATTTATTGGATTCACTGGTGTGTTTAATTCAAGACTCTGAACAGCAATATCAGTTGTACTTAATGAATGGTCAAGAGGAAGATGTTGCTGCTGAATTTGATCATGGAGAATACAGTGATGAAGACAATTTCATTCCTTATGGTTGTGATGGTGCAAAGGATAAAGGCTTCAAAAGTGATGAGAGCAATAGAATATGGCAGGAAACCATTGCCAAAACTTTGAAATTAAGCAGAAAGGAGAGTAGAATTGCCAGACGGGGTGTCCAGGCAAAAAAGTCTGTTCCGAAGGACTGGAACCTTCCTAGAAGTATATTCAGATTaaattttgaggagtttttgatAAAGAAATTCAACTGTAAAGCAAAGGCTATGAAGTTTTGTATTGTGAACATTTTAAGTCACTTACCAACTTCACTCCTATCCATGGGAGTGGCAAAAGACATGACAAAAGCTTTAAAGTCACTGGGAAATCTTCATAGTTTACTAAATAGCTATACTGCTGCCGGGAGTAGCTTAAGAGAAGTCCTGGTTAAAAGAAGGGGTGAGCAACGAAATGCCAGTGGATTTACTGAGCTGGAATTGGTCAAAGATGAGTGTCTACAGATTCTCAAATCCCTTCCTAGGCGCTTCTTTGACAATGTAGGTGAATTTTCAATAAGAGAAAAAATCTTAGAAAATTCATGCTTGCTTTTCTGCACTGTCTCCTCTTCCATCAAATTACACAGTACAGAAGTGGAGTTGTTGGTGATTGATGAAGCTGCTCAGCTCAAAGAATGTGAATCAACTATTCCATTGCAAATTCCTGGTCTCTGTCATGCCATGCTTTTTGGGGATGACCAGCAACTGCCTGCCTTGGTCAAAAGCGAG ATTTGTAAAGAGATAGGTTTTGGAAGAAGCTTGTTCCAAAGGTTGGCATCACTAGGTTGCAAGAAGCACCTTCTCAATCTCCAGTATAGAATGCACCCATCAATAAGCTTATTTCCAAACAAGGTATTCTACCAAAATCAAATTTTGGATGCTCCAAATGTGAAAAGTGAAATATATCAGAAGCATTTCCTTCAAGGTGACATGTACGGCACTTACTCTTTTATTGATGTACGATGTGGAAATGAGGAAGTCATAAATGGGCATAAGTATAGAAACATGGTCGAGGTAGCAGTGGTTTGTGAGGTAGTTGCAAACCTCTTCCAAG AATGTGCCATGTTGAGACAAAAGCTCACTGTTGGTATCATATCACCGTATGCTGCCCAAGTTGATGCGATTAAAGAGAACCTTGGTACGACATATAGCACAGATGGAGATAACAACTTTTCTGTTGATGTTCGCTCTGTAGATGGCTTTCAAGGTGGGGAGAAGGATATAATTATTATCTCAACTGTGCGATCTAATGGGAGTGGATCTGTTGGCTTCCTTACTAGCAGTCAAAGAGCGAATGTTGCTCTGACTAGAGCAAGGTATGCCCTATGGATATTTGGCAATGGAGCAACTCTTAGAAACCGCAACTCTGTTTGGAGACAAGTTCTTAATGATGCAAAGAGTCGGCAGTGTTTCTATGATGCTTGTGAAGACAAAAACCTTGCAAAAGCCATGGCAGCTTCATTGGTAGATGTTGACATATTGGATATCAGAATCTATTTAGAATCGCAACTGTTCAAAAAGGCAATATGGCAG GTTAGTATCCATGAAAACTTTTGGAAATCTATGGCAAGAATCAGTAGCATAGATGTCCGTAAAAAGGCAATATCTCTGCTAATGAAGCTTTCAGATGATCGGCTGATGCCTCAGCATAATCAGGGCTCTCCTCCATCGGTGTATGAGATCGATGGCCTAGTCTATATTCTTGCAACCTTTGACACCATAAAGGAGGCTTCCGATCATACTGGAATTATCAAGGTATTGGATATACGACCATTGACTGATCCTCTGCTGCAATTATGTGGGCGATTTGCTGGCCTCTCTCTTAAAGGATAA
- the LOC116011987 gene encoding uncharacterized protein At1g65710-like translates to MGTCFSKKSASSSSSVSAPAVSQSTIPSKPKQETKSLNSNPPPLVKKSEEGTVKKEIFVIKHRKSHEVDREEKGDSKKTAEVSEPVRSGGISSGSGKEDGIVVSAPVRTSSCTKEEVDAILIQCGRLSRSSSTGKAAFSGSIGSSTKKYSGSKRSYDFDNENGGENPEEENVEGETERLHRHRQRQRQPRGSASPSSSSRRRTPSREREQATQQQQQRSGSRERGSSNGGGRRVSRSPGRRSESPITVASGNGNGRPGKMVSVPATVSSLAMDKSIDAGEPISASAVKRIQVKRNVGMGGADGSRTAASPRARSPARTSARVSNENQPVSLSRSNSRKAEHSPYRRNPLSEIDTNVVIEPGTKPAKNTTLSQVQKMNGDNISNGKVQGTGNKVSCKEQQVIMEEAKAVQALGGNVAVNVVVPGSESLKPQGVTRSRSSRLSRDLDINPEALLNSNSNQNYTALLLEDIQNFHQKNTPNAPAFSLPACVTKACSILEAVADLNSTTSSNLTNAFSEDRRRNFTSEQFVKNDNGVNPPGKKRSGAKDPFMESEVAVGDDLMEPSIHKYVTMRRGNVEGGDTEDQESSGSNSFVSGQPHWLSPASWEPNSGDSTSRSYYSRDDNRSPLGFQRNAVSEPSHEMDEGKRRLAAKKRDLENQQTGIGHGKVGSRGLHVSPMATS, encoded by the exons ATGGGTACTTGTTTTAGCAAGAAGAGCGCTTCTTCTTCTAGTTCTGTTTCTGCTCCTGCAGTTTCGCAGTCTACAATTCCTTCGAAACCCAAGCAAGAAACCAAATCCCTAAATTCAAATCCTCCTCCCCTGGTGAAGAAATCTGAAGAGGGGACTGTGAAGAAGGAGATTTTCGTCATTAAACACCGGAAGAGCCACGAGGTGGACCGGGAAGAAAAGGGTGATTCCAAGAAGACTGCTGAGGTTTCTGAGCCGGTAAGGAGCGGTGGAATTAGCAGTGGGTCGGGTAAGGAGGACGGGATAGTGGTATCAGCTCCGGTGAGGACTTCGAGCTGTACTAAAGAAGAGGTGGACGCTATATTGATCCAATGTGGGAGGCTTAGCCGCAGCTCTTCTACTGGAAAGGCTGCCTTTTCAGGCTCCATTGGATCTTCTACCAAGAAATACTCTGGTTCTAAGAGGAGTTACGATTTCGACAATGAAAATGGAGGGGAAAACCCGGAGGAGGAGAATGTTGAAGGGGAAACAGAGAGGCTCCACAGGCACAGACAACGACAGCGTCAGCCGAGGGGGAGCGCTAGCCCTTCTTCGTCGTCCCGAAGAAGGACTCCCAGTAGGGAAAGAGAGCAGGCAACACAACAGCAGCAGCAGAGATCTGGGAGCAGAGAAAGAGGTAGCAGTAATGGAGGTGGGAGAAGGGTGAGCAGATCTCCTGGGAGAAGATCTGAATCACCCATAACAGTTGCTTCTGGGAATGGCAATGGGAGGCCTGGAAAGATGGTTTCTGTGCCTGCCACTGTTTCATCTCTGGCAATGGATAAGAGCATTGATGCTGGTGAGCCCATTTCAGCTTCAGCTGTCAAGAGGATTCAGGTGAAGAGAAATGTGGGTATGGGTGGTGCTGACGGTTCAAGAACCGCTGCATCTCCCCGTGCCCGCTCCCCTGCCAGAACTTCTGCAAGGGTTTCGAATGAGAACCAGCCCGTATCCCTTAGCCGAAGCAATTCTAGGAAAGCCGAACACTCTCCTTACAGAAGAAACCCTCTGAGTGAGATTGACACCAATGTTGTCATTGAACCAGGAACTAAGCCTGCCAAAAACACCACTCTCTCTCAG GTGCAGAAGATGAATGGTGATAATATAAGCAATGGGAAAGTGCAAGGAACTGGTAACAAGGTTAGCTGCAAGGAGCAGCAGGTGATAATGGAGGAGGCTAAAGCAGTCCAAGCACTTGGTGGGAATGTTGCAGTGAATGTTGTTGTTCCAGGGTCTGAAAGCCTTAAACCTCAGGGAGTAACAAGAAGCAGGTCGTCTAGGTTGTCGCGTGACTTAGACATTAACCCCGAAGCTCTATTGAACTCGAATTCCAACCAAAACTACACAGCATTATTGCTAGAAGACATCCAAAACTTTCACCAAAAGAACACCCCTAACGCGCCAGCTTTTAGCCTCCCGGCTTGTGTCACCAAGGCCTGCTCGATTCTTGAGGCCGTGGCTGACCTCAACTCCACCACTAGCTCCAATCTCACCAATGCTTTCTCCGAGGACAGAAGAAGAAACTTCACATCGGAGCAGTTTGTCAAGAATGATAATGGAGTAAACCCTCCTGGAAAGAAGAGGTCGGGGGCGAAAGATCCATTCATGGAGTCTGAGGTAGCTGTAGGTGATGATTTAATGGAGCCTAGCATTCACAAGTATGTCACCATGAGACGGGGAAATGTCGAAGGGGGTGACACCGAAGATCAAGAATCCTCGGGAAGCAACAGTTTTGTGAGCGGTCAGCCTCATTGGCTTTCGCCTGCCTCCTGGGAACCAAATTCTGGTGACTCAACTTCAAGGTCTTATTACAGCAGGGATGATAACCGGAGCCCACTAGGCTTTCAGAGGAATGCTGTTTCCGAGCCAAGCCATGAAATGGATGAAGGTAAGAGGAGGTTGGCTGCAAAAAAGCGGGATCTTGAGAACCAGCAAACTGGAATAGGGCATGGCAAAGTTGGATCCAGAGGCCTCCATGTATCACCTATGGCCACAAGTTGA
- the LOC116011988 gene encoding WAT1-related protein At3g02690, chloroplastic-like, translating to MLLAAQSMAVGTVMVRWVSKYSDPIMATGWHMVIGGLPLVAFSVLNHDPALNGSLKELTSSDVLALLYTSVFGSALSYGVYFYNATRGSLTKLCSLTFLTPMFASIFGFIYLGETFTPVQLVGALVTVGAIYMVNYKSDEA from the exons ATGCTTCTTGCGGCACAAAGCATGGCAGTTGGCACAGTTATGGTCCGTTGGGTTTCCAAGTACTCAGATCCAATCATGGCTACTGGATGG CATATGGTTATTGGTGGCCTCCCTCTGGTGGCTTTCTCAGTACTTAATCACGATCCTGCCCTTAACGGGAGTTTGAAGGAGCTTACTTCAAGTGATGTTTTGGCACTGCTATATACCTCGGTTTTTGGAAGTGCCTTAAGCTATGGTGTGTACTTCTATAATGCCACAAGAG GCAGCCTTACAAAGCTCTGCTCTCTAACCTTTTTGACTCCCATGTTTGCTTCAATATTTGG GTTCATATATCTTGGTGAGACCTTCACACCTGTTCAATTGGTCGGTGCACTGGTAACTGTGGGAGCAATTTACATGGTTAACTATAAAAGCGATGAAGCGTGA
- the LOC116012394 gene encoding WAT1-related protein At3g02690, chloroplastic-like: protein MALISFSSPPACCCSLTAAINGGKATSLASPLRYNRLLIQRRSLSSYGSKNLRCYIKAKTTGSNLEEKSQSSDSEVECVGTGLDVECRVTPSDGVSENSELKSRDLLGEIWEWALLVSPFFFWGTAMVAMKEVLPKTGPFFVSAFRLIPAGMLVVGFAASRGRNFPSGFNAWFSITLFALIDAACFQGFLAEGLEKTSAGLGSVIIDSQPLTVAILAALLFGESIGFVGAAGLVLGVIGLLLLELPALTFDERSFSLWGSGEWWMLLAAQSMAVGTVMVRWVSKYSDPIMATGWHMVIGGLPLVAFSVLNHDPALNGSLKELTSSDVLALLYTSVFGSALSYGVYFYNATRGSLTKLCSLTFLTPMFASIFGFIYLGETFTPVQLVGALVTVGAIYMVNYKSDEA from the exons ATGGCATTGATATCATTTTCTTCTCCTCCAGCTTGTTGCTGTTCTCTCACTGCTGCCATTAATGGCGGAAAAGCTACTTCTTTGGCTAGCCCTTTGCGCTATAACCGTCTTCTTATTCAAAGACGAAGTCTTTCTTCATATGGTAGCAAGAATCTCCGGTGTTATATCAAGGCCAAGACGACGGGTTCCAATTTGGAAGAGAAATCCCAATCCTCAGACTCAGAAGTGGAGTGTGTGGGTACTGGCCTGGACGTGGAGTGCCGCGTCACGCCTTCAGATGGAGTTTCCGAGAACTCGGAGCTCAAAAGTCGAGATTTGTTGGGGGAAATATGGGAGTGGGCTTTGCTAGTTTCGCCTTTCTTCTTCTGGGGCACGGCTATGGTGGCAATGAAGGAGGTTTTGCCCAAGACTGGGCCTTTTTTTGTCTCTGCATTCCGGTTGATTCCTGCTGGTATGCTTGTGGTGGGCTTTGCTGCTTCACGGGGCCGGAATTTCCCTTCTGGGTTTAATGCTTGGTTTTCCATCACACTTTTTGCCCTAATTGATGCTGCTTGCTTTCAG GGTTTTCTTGCTGAGGGGTTGGAGAAGACATCAGCTGGTTTAGGCAGT GTAATTATTGATTCACAGCCTCTGACAGTGGCTATACTTGCTGCTTTGTTATTTGGTGAGTCTATTGGATTCGTTGGAGCTGCAGGGCTTGTACTTGGGGTTATAGGTCTTTTGCTTCTTGAG TTGCCTGCCCTAACATTTGATGAAAGAAGCTTTTCACTTTGGGGAAGTGGAGAGTGGTGGATGCTTCTTGCGGCACAAAGCATGGCAGTTGGCACAGTTATGGTCCGTTGGGTTTCCAAGTACTCAGATCCAATCATGGCTACTGGATGG CATATGGTTATTGGTGGCCTCCCTCTGGTGGCTTTCTCAGTACTTAATCACGATCCTGCCCTTAACGGGAGTTTGAAGGAGCTTACTTCAAGTGATGTTTTGGCACTGCTATATACCTCGGTTTTTGGAAGTGCCTTAAGCTATGGTGTGTACTTCTATAATGCCACAAGAG GCAGCCTTACAAAGCTCTGCTCTCTAACCTTTTTGACTCCCATGTTTGCTTCAATATTTGG GTTCATATATCTTGGTGAGACCTTCACACCTGTTCAATTGGTCGGTGCACTGGTAACTGTGGGAGCAATTTACATGGTTAACTATAAAAGCGATGAAGCGTGA
- the LOC116012312 gene encoding NDR1/HIN1-like protein 6: MADQQRIHPVPDADPERSPRPTAPLVPRGSFRSSEKGDPEQQPPPLRRTIPYSPSKPPKRRSCCGRCVCCTCCFLFFLIVAIAASAGILYLIFRPKIPKYSVDTLRITQLNLNNDNSLSATFNVNITARNPNKKIGIYYEGGSNLSVFYAGTKLCEGSLPKFYQGHRNTTVLSVNLSGQTDNASGLLQSLQAQQQTGTIPLNLRVKVPVKLKVGKLKLMKWKFLVKCRVNVDSLNQDSVIRVRDSSCKFRFRL; encoded by the coding sequence ATGGCAGATCAGCAGAGAATTCATCCGGTCCCGGACGCGGATCCGGAGAGGTCGCCCCGACCCACAGCTCCGCTGGTGCCCCGAGGCTCTTTCCGGTCATCAGAGAAAGGCGACCCGGAGCAGCAACCGCCGCCGTTACGGCGGACAATCCCATACTCGCCTTCAAAGCCACCAAAGAGAAGAAGCTGCTGCGGGAGATGCGTGTGTTGCACGTGCTGCtttctcttcttcctcatcGTCGCCATAGCCGCGTCGGCCGGCATCCTATACCTAATTTTCCGCCCCAAAATCCCTAAATACTCCGTCGACACCCTGAGAATCACGCAGCTCAACCTCAACAACGACAACAGCCTCTCCGCCACGTTCAACGTCAACATCACGGCCAGAAACCCCAACAAGAAGATCGGAATCTACTACGAGGGCGGCAGCAACCTCAGCGTTTTCTACGCCGGGACTAAGCTCTGTGAAGGCTCACTCCCCAAGTTTTACCAGGGCCACCGTAACACCACCGTGCTGAGCGTGAATTTGAGCGGACAAACGGACAACGCCTCCGGGCTGCTGCAGTCCCTGCAGGCGCAGCAACAGACCGGAACTATCCCGTTGAACCTCCGGGTGAAGGTTCCGGTGAAGCTTAAGGTGGGGAAGTTGAAGCTCATGAAATGGAAGTTCCTGGTGAAGTGCAGGGTGAATGTGGATAGCTTGAACCAGGATAGTGTTATCCGGGTTAGGGATAGCAGTTGCAAGTTTCGCTTTAGACTCTAG